The DNA segment CTCGAACGCAGATAGTTTTGACTTAGCTTTTTTCAAGTTGGATGTTAATATTCACTTTCCAATTTAAAAATCGGTATTACAGATATATATACGAACCTACTACCACTGAagttaaaagataaatatttttctatataaactAAGTTAAGTGGCACATGTTGGTTCACTAAAGCTTCttcaaaataaaacattgaGGTTTAGTTCGTCTAAATTAAATTACACTTGATGGTATACTAAAAATTATGCCTAGAAATTTTACCCGGACTCGAAAATCCAAACCGGAGCCGATATAAAATTACCGACTTCGAATCAAACCGAAAATTTACAACTTTATTGATCTAAAATTCTTCAACCGGAAAGAATTGGAACCGAAAAAAAACTATCCGAATAGATTCTGACTTGAAAAGAATCAACCCAAATAGACCCGACCCGATAAAAACCGATTTATACCCGACTTAATAACATGAATATCCAAAACTatgatttttatgttgtattttcTATATCTTCTTTTATGATTTATATGAAATGTCTTTTTGTTAACAATCTTTACTGTTATTTTTATAGTATTTTCAagaaatataaagttttaaatgtaaaatttagagtaccaaaatattttgttttaattattaataatttatttaagtccttttataaagttatatatatatatatatatatatatgaaagatACCAAATTTTGATGGAGTTTGGATATTCCATGCTTTTTTCAGATCCTAAATACTCAAACCCGGTCCAGATTTGATATGGATCcgaaaattttgggtatttacaaatattttaattatatatccaaACATAACCGGATTCGagaaaaccgaaccgaatccgaataAAGTTTACAAATAGCTATTGGATCCAAATGTCTAAGATTTGAAGAATACAATTCGAAAGCAACTGGTTCCGAAGACTCGAATGCCCAAGCCTACAAAAAAATTGTACAAACTTATATGAATATTAAATCAAAAAAAGAGGTAccattttgtttttcatgtataATATATGCCATAGTGTTTTCCTGTTAATATCTCATGTAATCGTTCATATGCTCTTTGAAAAGAATATATGTGAATATTATCTCTTCTTTGTCTCCACACCAGAACCTCCATCAAATGCATGTATACATGCATATCCGATCATGACACATACTGATAAATCTTTCGGACACATGATTTATACATAATAAGAAAGCTGAATTGTAGTATATATGTTcgtattattttttcaattagTGTTGATACTCCTTTTCCATACGAAATGTCTTGTGAATTTCAAATTGGTTTTGGAGTCCTATTGAGTGTAATATACGAATTAACGCATAGAAAAATCAAATCATTAGTATTCATTTTAGTTATGTGTTAGCTTTCGTTTTTGGGAACTCAAATATAACCATATAAATTCGGGAACAAATATccaattatgaaaaaaatactgGTACAACTATagaagtatatatattgtatttaatgCGATAGAAAACAGAGGAATGGATAAGCGTGTCGTGGAGAAGAAGGACCAAGCAAAGCAAAGAAAGTAAATATATTCTGAGAAAATCCATTAAAagaaacatttatatattttaaaacatttaaatcTTATCCGTCTCCTCGAAATCGTCAAACTGTTGTAAGAAACCTACGAAATAGCAAACTTAAAAACAGACACATTCATAGATCCGCTTCACTAGACCACCAAAAAGACAAAAACTGATCACCGAGTTTAACGTACGAAAACCTGTCGGAGTAAAACTTTTTTCTGTTGTCGTCATGTTTGGTGGAGGAAGAGGACCCATGGGTGGCGGCGGAGGGATGCTACGCGCCGCTGGACGCGCTATGACGAGAACCGGCGTAGCCAACGGCGGAATTCAAGATCCCTTCGCTTCATCTCCGGCGTCTTCGTCGACGACTCCGGCTGGAAACGCATCGGTTGCTCATGGTGATCATAAACTCGGATCTTCTTCTGGGTCGAACAACCTGACGCTTTCTGCGGCGTCAGGGTCGCTGTTGAATTTTCCGGTGGCTGCGACCGCCGGATGGAGCGGCGGAGCTTTTTCGTTTATTAACTCCGGCGCTTATGAAGACTTCGAGTGGGTTTCGGAGGAAGGAACAGAGGAAGATGACTCTGTTTTTGGCTCTGTTCCGTCTGTTGATGAAGTCCATGATGCTGTCTCTGCTCTCCAGCAGTAATCATCATCTTTGTTTCTCTCtttatttgtgtgtgtttgtgtttgtgaTTGGTTGGATGAGAATTTTTGAGGTTTGAAACTTGTATCAATGATTAGAATTGACTATTAATCTCGTACATGTGGATGAGCTTTAATTGGTAGATATTTTGGTGGTCACGAGATTAATCGTACGAAAAAGTaacagagagagaaagagacgaGAAGTGTCTTGGCTTTGATAGATTGTCTGAAATTTAACTCTCTTATTTTCTGAGTGTGATTGAATTGTCTTTGATTTAATGAACTAAAAGAAGATGGATGTTCTCTTAACTAACTTTCGTTTTGTTTGCTTCTGGGATTACTGTCTTCGTGTCAAGTTAACCCCACATATTTGTTTGTACCTAACCTTTGAAATTGTTGTCTCAAGCTGTTTGTTTCTTATGAATTCTAGAACATGCTCTCTTGTTTAATGAGAACGTGAGTAactgttgatttttttttgttttcttgaaggGTTTTCGATGGAAGTTCGTTTTCTCAGCTGGTTAGAGACAAATACGAGAGCTATCCTGAAAATGGTGGGGGAAACCAGAGCCCCATAGCGACAGGAATGGTTCATCAAGCTCCTTCATTTGGGTCTGATTCGGACTGGATGGAGCCTTCGGTGCAGCTGTGCCATTCAAGAGTCTTGCAGCCTCATGCTTATGATCAGGTTTACAATGCTTTTGACCTTCTGCGTACCGAACCGTCTGTCcaggtgatttttttttttttatttcttgattCACTAAGCTCAAAATTCTCTCTTGTTCTATTACGTATTCTTGaatcctacaaaaaaaaaaaaatcaagagaaCTTTGTTGTGAACAAACGAGAAttaaagttgaaaaa comes from the Brassica rapa cultivar Chiifu-401-42 chromosome A01, CAAS_Brap_v3.01, whole genome shotgun sequence genome and includes:
- the LOC103862954 gene encoding uncharacterized protein LOC103862954, whose protein sequence is MFGGGRGPMGGGGGMLRAAGRAMTRTGVANGGIQDPFASSPASSSTTPAGNASVAHGDHKLGSSSGSNNLTLSAASGSLLNFPVAATAGWSGGAFSFINSGAYEDFEWVSEEGTEEDDSVFGSVPSVDEVHDAVSALQQVFDGSSFSQLVRDKYESYPENGGGNQSPIATGMVHQAPSFGSDSDWMEPSVQLCHSRVLQPHAYDQVYNAFDLLRTEPSVQRMVISLSSDKAVWDAVMNNEVVREIKDLYNNGISQDEESSDETPGENNAAVDFIKWVFDNTMVKANEVFKKITRLVVELLNSHNDDGVNKKGKDAKFNNWLEEKLKTSVLLSIVVMLVVMVSRACNKS